Proteins co-encoded in one Balearica regulorum gibbericeps isolate bBalReg1 chromosome 16, bBalReg1.pri, whole genome shotgun sequence genomic window:
- the OGFR gene encoding opioid growth factor receptor isoform X2 yields the protein MAAASRRQRRRQPGRSRRQQKSCRCRARCGAPGRPRDSKAALPWQRSLACSVVLPPQPVTVFTEKRRRGARSEMSSAGGEGREQQLDCDNCKSKDHFLTPEQRSNSSPLSQRGFQFSGRRNWNAARDLQRYRHQYPGLRESENEEEEEMWNLSFYKNEICFLPQGLHIETLLESWWDNYEVLEENHSYIQWLFPLREHGMNWRARPLTCQEIQAFKKSKEVMQRFIRAYQLMLRFYGIVLINEETGELERAENWAERFQNLNRFGHNNLRITRILKCLGEMGYEHYQVHLVKFFLTETLVKEMLPNVKRSALDYFLFTIRSKQKRRELVYYAWQHFRPRDSFVWGPHDKLLKYRARSTKSQLHQKAEDKQKSPGKKCDDSVEKNQNQSLEEEQKAGDAADLQPKVNDEGVKEKLSECVSKGENGEEEKEASFTQQEEKDLKSETEEGQGTAENDCTKESKKRKLDANMAGTEKSGLLRSPTDIENISRNLGECAIDAEIPSLVPLLQAEENQETLKEDDASTKDSTVPETADATVKRRKVDKRTLRSKTFNLAINLNMGTSASSAKLNPSVANTEAEKENVSEENATVEATSEKGGGDANGGAVRPPVGSRLPKTGRTSLISDGLELRGDQVTASSDQHHCNSTLLGGKCEVDGLEQHNQAENTSEKGQAEVTSKNQAPESLEQSMASACPEEDRAEIAAEKPGSSERAAEPDEEQVAAE from the exons atggcgGCGGCGAGCCGGAGGCAGCGGAGGCGGCAGCCGGGGAGGAGCCGGAGGCAGCAGAAGAGCTGCCGGTGTCGAGCCAGGTGCGGGGCTCCCGGCAGGCCCAG ggattCAAAGGCTGCTTTGCCCTGGCAGCGATCGCTAGCGTGCAGCGTTGTCCTCCCCCCGCAGCCAGTCACAGTCTTCACAGAGAAGAGACGACGCGGGGCCCGCTCCGAAATGAGCTCTGCAGGTGGCGAAGGCAGAG agcaACAACTGGATTGTGACAACTGTAAAAGCAAGGACCATTTCCTCACTCCA GAGCAAAGATCAAATTCGTCACCATTGTCTCAGAGGGGTTTTCAG TTCTCAGGCCGGCGCAACTGGAATGCAGCAAGAGACTTGCAGAGATACAGACATCAGTACCCG GGTTTGAGAGAATCagaaaatgaggaggaagaggagatgtgGAACTTaagcttttataaaaatgagatttgtttTTTGCCCCAGG gtttgCATATTGAAACTCTGCTTGAATCTTGGTGGGACAACTATGAAGTTCTGGAAGAAAACCATTCTTACATACAGTG gctaTTCCCTTTACGTGAACATGGGATGAACTGGCGTGCCAGACCACTCACATGTCAAGAAATCCAG GCCTTTAAGAAGTCCAAGGAAGTTATGCAAAGGTTTATACGTGCTTATCAGCTCATGCTGAGATTTTATGGAATTGTTCTGATCAACGAGGAAACTGGAGAACTTGAGAGAGCAGAGAACTGGGCTGAACGATTTCAAAACTTGAACCG GTTTGGCCACAACAATTTGCGTATTACGCGCATCCTGAAGTGCCTGGGGGAGATGGGGTATGAACACTATCAAGTGCACTTGGTAAAGTTTTTCTTAACAGAAACTCTTGTTAAGGAGATGTTACCAAATGTCAAGAGAAGTGCCTTGGATTACTTTCTGTTCACCATCAGAAGCAAACAGAAGCGAAGAGAGCTAGTCTACTATGCTTGGCAACACTTCAGACCTCGAGACAGCTTTGTATGGGGACCACATGACAAACTCTTGAAGTACAGAGCGCGCTCTACCAAGTCGCAGCTGCACCAAAAGGctgaagataaacagaaaaGTCCTGGTAAAAAATGTGATGATTCTGTGGAAAAGAATCAGAACCAGTCTCTAGAGGAAGAACAGAAGGCTGGAGATGCTGCAGACTTGCAGCCTAAAGTGAATGATGAAGGTGTAAAAGAGAAGTTAAGTGAATGCGTTTCGAAGGGAGAGAATggtgaagaggagaaagaggctTCATTCAcccagcaggaggagaaggatttAAAGAGTGAGACTGAGGAAGGGCAGGGTACGGCAGAGAACGATTGCACAAAGGAGAGCAAGAAGAGGAAACTAGATGCAAATATGGCAGGCACTGAAAAGAGTGGACTGTTGAGAAGTCCTACTGATATTGAAAACATTTCCCGTAATCTGGGAGAATGTGCAATTGATGCAGAAATCCCCTCCCTGGTTCCACTCTTACAAGCAGAGGAGAACcaggaaacactgaaagaagACGATGCAAGCACCAAAGACTCAACGGTGCCAGAGACAGCTGATGCAACGGTAAAACGGAGGAAAGTTGATAAAAGAACGCTGAGAAGCAAAACATTCAACTTGGCCATAAACCTGAACATGGGGACCTCTGCCTCTAGTGCCAAGTTAAATCCATCTGTTGCAAACACTgaggctgaaaaagaaaacgTCAGTGAGGAAAACGCAACTGTGGAAGCAACAAgtgagaagggtggtggtgatgcaaatggtggggctgtgagACCCCCAGTTGGTTCCAGGCTCCCCAAGACTGGCCGGACTTCTCTAATAAGTGATGGCTTGGAGTTGCGTGGAGATCAAGTCACAGCAAGCAGTGATCAGCACCACTGCAACAGCACACTCCTGGGAGGCAAATGTGAGGTAGATGGGTTGGAACAGCATAACCAGGcagaaaatacaagtgaaaaagGGCAAGCAGAAGTCACAAGCAAGAACCAAGCTCCAGAGAGCCTTGAGCAGAGCATGGCATCCGCCTGTCCTGAAGAAGACAGGGCTGAGATTGCAGCAGAAAAACCTGGAAGCTCTGAGCGTGCAGCAGAACCTGATGAAGAGCAGGTAGCAGCAGAGTGA